Proteins from a single region of Punica granatum isolate Tunisia-2019 chromosome 8, ASM765513v2, whole genome shotgun sequence:
- the LOC116187575 gene encoding peptidyl-prolyl cis-trans isomerase CYP26-2, chloroplastic: MLQNSRLLQSSPQHFHNPPKLPSQAQTLPDPSANPAFKPVKFSRRELALCANSSLLLLLGSHSFANPSKALAEETQGAKSSSPAQSCSDKQPTKRAFLDISIDGEPAGRIVIGLYGDDSPAGAARFSNLVSGAAGISYRRKEFVKIMPNYVQHSGVRSYGVDVELASRTGSDLTNQNLTEEWEREFEKCPGTKNLAGTVGIIVRNPSKPPPNLKLVARQGKLEIDQEEVVKDPNATEFVISIKDSPELDASTLVIGTVLEGMEVVKRIGEVKTVNENTSSPYFRVAKLIGDKRAVVAERGFNRPYSKVLVTNCGLVE, encoded by the exons ATGCTGCAAAACTCAAGACTACTACAATCCTCTCCTCAGCATTTCCATAATCCCCCGAAATTACCCTCGCAGGCTCAAACCCTACCCGACCCCTCGGCTAATCCCGCTTTTAAACCCGTGAAGTTCTCGCGCCGAGAGCTAGCTCTATGTGCCAACTCTTCCCTGCTTCTTCTACTTGGCTCCCACTCATTCGCTAACCCTTCTAAGGCACTAGCAGAAGAAACCCAGGGAGCGAAGAGCTCGAGCCCTGCTCAGAGCTGCAGCGACAAACAGCCTACGAAGAGAGCATTTCTTGACATATCCATTGATGGGGAGCCAGCCGGGAGGATCGTTATTGGGTTATATGGGGATGATTCCCCCGCTGGGGCTGCAAGATTCAGCAATCTGGTATCGGGAGCAGCAGGAATTAGCTATAGGAGAAAAGAGTTTGTCAAGATCATGCCAAACTATGTCCAGCACAGTGGGGTGAGATCATATGGCGTGGATGTAGAGCTTGCGAGTAGGACAGGCAGCGATCTAACGAATCAGAATCTAACTGAAGAGTGGGAAAGGGAGTTTGAGAAATGCCCAGGGACGAAAAATTTGGCAGGGACAGTTGGAATTATTGTGAGGAATCCTTCAAAGCCGCCTCCAAACTTGAAGTTGGTAGCTAGGCAGGGGAAGCTGGAGATTGATCAGGAGGAAGTTGTGAAGGACCCAAATGCGACGGAGTTTGTGATTTCTATTAAGGATTCACCGGAGCTTGATGCTTCGACCCTAGTGATCGGGACGGTGTTGGAAGGAATGGAGGTTGTTAAGCGGATTGGAGAAGTCAAAACTGTGAACGAGAATACCAGTTCTCCATATTTCAG GGTTGCCAAGCTGATCGGAGATAAGAGGGCAGTTGTAGCAGAGAGAGGCTTCAACCGTCCTTACTCGAAGGTTCTGGTCACAAACTGCGGCCTGGTGGAGTGA
- the LOC116189476 gene encoding mavicyanin: MAALSTCRSVLLFLILFIFLQALFVASTEFEVGGDDGWAIPKSKNVEDMYNQWASKNRFKVNDTINFKYEKDSLMEVNEDEYKKCKSSQPLFFANNGNTNFTLDRPGLFYFISGVSGHCQRGQKMIIKVIEPQSPPPATSQNSTAHSRSSKTIPMPVSGSSLIFAVVMTFFGSPLALIVQ, translated from the exons ATGGCGGCTTTATCCACTTGCAGATCAGTTCTCCTCTTTCTGAtcctcttcatcttcctccAAGCTCTCTTTGTTGCTTCGACCGAGTTCGAGGTCGGTGGCGATGACGGATGGGCCATCCCGAAGTCAAAGAATGTCGAGGATATGTACAACCAGTGGGCTTCCAAGAATCGCTTCAAAGTCAACGACACGATAA ATTTCAAGTATGAAAAGGATTCCCTCATGGAAGTGAACGAAGACGAGTACAAGAAATGCAAATCCTCTCAGCCCCTCTTCTTCGCCAACAACGGCAACACCAACTTCACGCTGGACCGCCCAGGTCTGTTCTACTTCATCAGCGGAGTCTCAGGCCACTGCCAGAGAGGACAGAAGATGATCATCAAAGTCATAGAACCCCAGTCCCCTCCCCCAGCTACTAGCCAGAACTCGACCGCCCACTCCCGTTCATCCAAGACCATTCCGATGCCTGTGAGCGGCTCTTCCTTGATCTTCGCGGTCGTAATGACGTTCTTCGGGAGCCCTCTTGCTCTAATAGTGCAGTAG
- the LOC116187576 gene encoding oleosin 1-like → MADRRTAGHVPPPRPATTTVTLHRAPPQTSTRLLGLLALAISGGALLLLTGLTAAATLMGLIFFAPLILLSSPIWVPIAAVLLVAVFGLLSLCGFGIAGLAALSWLYRYFRGSHPPGSDQADYARRRIYDTARNMKDYAQDYGGYLRSKMKDVAPGA, encoded by the coding sequence ATGGCCGACCGTCGCACTGCCGGCCATGTTCCGCCGCCGAGGCCAGCCACCACCACCGTCACCCTCCACCGCGCCCCTCCGCAAACCTCTACGAGGTTACTCGGCCTCCTCGCCCTTGCCATCTCCGGTGGGGCCCTTCTGCTCCTCACCGGCCTCACCGCCGCCGCAACCCTGATGGGCCTCATCTTCTTCGCCCCGCTGATTCTGCTCTCGAGCCCGATATGGGTCCCGATCGCCGCCGTGCTACTCGTCGCGGTCTTTGGGCTGCTGTCCTTGTGCGGGTTCGGAATAGCGGGCCTGGCTGCCCTGTCCTGGCTCTACAGGTACTTCAGGGGGTCTCACCCGCCTGGCTCGGACCAGGCCGACTATGCCCGGAGGAGGATCTACGATACCGCCCGGAATATGAAGGATTATGCTCAAGATTATGGCGGTTATCTGCGTAGTAAGATGAAAGATGTAGCTCCCGGTGCTTGA
- the LOC116187574 gene encoding uncharacterized protein LOC116187574 isoform X2: MQLSRGRKRPNPMSGMDDAEEVQPSAGVSQVPLCRPWDRDDLLRRLATFKSMTWFAKPQVVSAVNCARRGWVNVDTDTIGCEACGARVFFSTSSSWSREQVEKAALVFSLKLDNGHKLLCPWMDNSCDETLAQFPPTPPPVLADQFRERSSLLAHLLALPVISSLAIELMRSPQLGQFLQQSSKLEYGHISPEIPSTEYQENGCDAESSHLYYQALKLISLCGWEPRVLPYVFDCKMDLSNGAAEETNSSKFSKVLPGNDKSLGCTPAADLSSGMEANRNFGVSSESVADPKSVVLDCKLCGASVGLWAFLTVARPVEVFRLVGFARLNNEKNGSTKDAVDGNHSHRVSSGEPNAPSSNSSLTIAGGPPPTQQNFKATISLPVIGRSIRARFSSDPDLRNRLLINQEDNQSELRGTTVSLGGEESNRAIGDMGDNHPPSLTDNPTEGIDSQTSSTHPNDISGETSTQNDTEGLCQNNNMPKDAKDVGDAAISSKKELLGGNIGERTLPGTTDKGMEFDPIRQHRHFCPWIASTGGMVPGWQQVLSALQRQKENPNLSPTTPASASVIKVDDPITSVRRLFTSKRTKSSQR, encoded by the exons ATGCAATTGTCGAGGGGAAGAAAGCGGCCAAATCCAATGTCGGGAATGGATGATGCTGAGGAAGTCCAGCCTTCAGCTGGAGTCTCACAAGTTCCGCTATGCAGGCCGTGGGACCGCGATGATCTCTTGCGGAGACTGGCAACTTTCAAGTCCATGACATGGTTCGCAAAGCCCCAG GTGGTTAGTGCTGTAAATTGTGCAAGAAGAGGTTGGGTTAATGTGGATACTGATACTATAGGTTGTGAAGCATGCGGAGCACGTGTTTTTTTCTCCACTTCATCCTCTTGGTCACGGGAACAAG TTGAGAAAGCGGCGCTTGTTTTTAGCTTGAAGCTCGATAATGGACATAAATTACTTTGCCCATGGATGGACAACTCCTGTGATGAAACTTTAGCTCAGTTCCCCCCTACACCGCCTCCAGTTCTAGCTGATCAATTTAGAGAGAGGTCTTCCTTGCTTGCTCACCTCTTGGCTCTTCCTGTTATTTCCTCCTTGGCTATTGAGTTGATGAGAAGCCCTCAACTCGGTCAATTTCTTCAACAATCATCGAAGCTGGAGTATGGTCACATCTCTCCAGAGATCCCTTCGACGGAATATCAAGAAAATGGATGTGATGCTGAGTCTTCTCATCTTTATTATCAG GCGTTGAAGCTCATAAGTTTATGCGGCTGGGAGCCTCGCGTATTACCATATGTGTTTGATTGCAAAATGGATCTATCTAATGGTGCTGCTGAAGAGACCAattcttcaaaattttcaaaggtGCTTCCTGGAAATGATAAGTCACTAGGCTGCACCCCTGCTGCGGATCTCAGTTCAGGCATGGAGGCAAATAGAAATTTTGGTGTTTCAAGTGAATCAGTTGCTGATCCCAAGTCCGTAGTTCTGGACTGTAAGCTTTGTGGAGCCAGCGTTGGTTTGTGGGCTTTCCTTACAGTAGCACGACCTGTAGAGGTGTTTAGATTGGTTGGTTTTGCACGACTCAATAATGAGAAGAATGGCAGCACAAAGGACGCAGTTGATGGAAATCATAGCCATCGTGTCTCGAGTGGGGAGCCAAATGCACCATCATCCAATTCAAGCCTGACCATTGCGGGTGGGCCACCTCCGACACAACAAAATTTTAAAGCGACAATCTCATTGCCGGTTATTGGCCGGAGCATTAGGGCTCGTTTTTCCTCTGATCCTGATCTTAGAAATCGTTTACTTATCAACCAAGAAGATAACCAATCTGAATTGAGAGGCACAACTGTGTCTTTGGGAGGAGAAGAAAGCAACAGGGCAATTGGAGATATGGGAGACAACCATCCACCTTCTTTGACTGATAACCCTACTGAAGGCATTGATAGTCAGACATCTTCTACTCATCCAAATGATATTTCCGGGGAAACGAGCACTCAGAATGATACAGAAGGTCTctgtcaaaataataatatgccTAAAGATGCAAAAGATGTCGGAGATGCAGCAATTTCTTCAAAGAAAGAACTGCTGGGTGGTAACATAG GGGAGCGTACTCTGCCGGGAACGACAGATAAAGGCATGGAGTTTGATCCCATCAGACAGCACCGACACTTCTGTCCGTGGATTGCATCAACTGGTGGTATGGTGCCAGGCTGGCAACAAGTATTGTCTGCTTTGCAGCGTCAAAAGGAGAATCCTAATCTTTCACCAACAACCCCTGCATCTGCCTCCGTGATCAAG GTTGATGATCCCATCACTTCAGTGAGGAGACTTTTCACGTCAAAAAGAACGAAGTCGTCTCAAAGATAG
- the LOC116188894 gene encoding uncharacterized protein LOC116188894 translates to MAQENQSGHQKQWKVNWLVPVSAFMVLFAKIRAARHSNKLKTTLSGGSYTSRSLWSTGNKKAKKRKKGMSFLNQEGIDRVLEQEEQQQIKGEGEGMFGDGGVWQRSILMGGKCDPLNFSGVIYYDEKGRKLNQLPPRSPRSSPFPV, encoded by the coding sequence ATGGCCCAGGAGAACCAATCAGGCCATCAAAAGCAGTGGAAGGTCAATTGGCTCGTCCCTGTATCAGCTTTCATGGTTCTCTTTGCAAAGATCAGGGCCGCTCGACACTCGAACAAGCTCAAGACGACGTTGTCTGGTGGTAGCTACACCTCGAGGAGTTTATGGAGTACAGGGAACAAGAaggcgaagaagaggaagaaggggaTGAGCTTTTTAAATCAAGAGGGCATCGATAGAGTGCTCGAACAAGAAGAACAGCAGCAGATCAAGGGGGAGGGAGAAGGAATGTTCGGGGATGGCGGGGTCTGGCAGAGGTCAATCCTGATGGGGGGTAAATGCGATCCGTTGAACTTCTCCGGGGTCATATACTACGACGAGAAGGGGAGGAAGCTCAACCAGTTGCCTCCACGGTCGCCCCGATCGAGCCCTTTCCCGGTATAA
- the LOC116187574 gene encoding uncharacterized protein LOC116187574 isoform X1, producing the protein MAEDSEKRFHSIMDKLFQYPRSNPKASSSSPSSSVMQLSRGRKRPNPMSGMDDAEEVQPSAGVSQVPLCRPWDRDDLLRRLATFKSMTWFAKPQVVSAVNCARRGWVNVDTDTIGCEACGARVFFSTSSSWSREQVEKAALVFSLKLDNGHKLLCPWMDNSCDETLAQFPPTPPPVLADQFRERSSLLAHLLALPVISSLAIELMRSPQLGQFLQQSSKLEYGHISPEIPSTEYQENGCDAESSHLYYQALKLISLCGWEPRVLPYVFDCKMDLSNGAAEETNSSKFSKVLPGNDKSLGCTPAADLSSGMEANRNFGVSSESVADPKSVVLDCKLCGASVGLWAFLTVARPVEVFRLVGFARLNNEKNGSTKDAVDGNHSHRVSSGEPNAPSSNSSLTIAGGPPPTQQNFKATISLPVIGRSIRARFSSDPDLRNRLLINQEDNQSELRGTTVSLGGEESNRAIGDMGDNHPPSLTDNPTEGIDSQTSSTHPNDISGETSTQNDTEGLCQNNNMPKDAKDVGDAAISSKKELLGGNIGERTLPGTTDKGMEFDPIRQHRHFCPWIASTGGMVPGWQQVLSALQRQKENPNLSPTTPASASVIKVDDPITSVRRLFTSKRTKSSQR; encoded by the exons ATGGCGGAAGATTCAGAGAAGAGGTTTCACTCCATAATGGACAAGCTCTTTCAATACCCGAGATCGAATCCGAAGGCATCCTCTTCATCCCCCAG TTCATCAGTAATGCAATTGTCGAGGGGAAGAAAGCGGCCAAATCCAATGTCGGGAATGGATGATGCTGAGGAAGTCCAGCCTTCAGCTGGAGTCTCACAAGTTCCGCTATGCAGGCCGTGGGACCGCGATGATCTCTTGCGGAGACTGGCAACTTTCAAGTCCATGACATGGTTCGCAAAGCCCCAG GTGGTTAGTGCTGTAAATTGTGCAAGAAGAGGTTGGGTTAATGTGGATACTGATACTATAGGTTGTGAAGCATGCGGAGCACGTGTTTTTTTCTCCACTTCATCCTCTTGGTCACGGGAACAAG TTGAGAAAGCGGCGCTTGTTTTTAGCTTGAAGCTCGATAATGGACATAAATTACTTTGCCCATGGATGGACAACTCCTGTGATGAAACTTTAGCTCAGTTCCCCCCTACACCGCCTCCAGTTCTAGCTGATCAATTTAGAGAGAGGTCTTCCTTGCTTGCTCACCTCTTGGCTCTTCCTGTTATTTCCTCCTTGGCTATTGAGTTGATGAGAAGCCCTCAACTCGGTCAATTTCTTCAACAATCATCGAAGCTGGAGTATGGTCACATCTCTCCAGAGATCCCTTCGACGGAATATCAAGAAAATGGATGTGATGCTGAGTCTTCTCATCTTTATTATCAG GCGTTGAAGCTCATAAGTTTATGCGGCTGGGAGCCTCGCGTATTACCATATGTGTTTGATTGCAAAATGGATCTATCTAATGGTGCTGCTGAAGAGACCAattcttcaaaattttcaaaggtGCTTCCTGGAAATGATAAGTCACTAGGCTGCACCCCTGCTGCGGATCTCAGTTCAGGCATGGAGGCAAATAGAAATTTTGGTGTTTCAAGTGAATCAGTTGCTGATCCCAAGTCCGTAGTTCTGGACTGTAAGCTTTGTGGAGCCAGCGTTGGTTTGTGGGCTTTCCTTACAGTAGCACGACCTGTAGAGGTGTTTAGATTGGTTGGTTTTGCACGACTCAATAATGAGAAGAATGGCAGCACAAAGGACGCAGTTGATGGAAATCATAGCCATCGTGTCTCGAGTGGGGAGCCAAATGCACCATCATCCAATTCAAGCCTGACCATTGCGGGTGGGCCACCTCCGACACAACAAAATTTTAAAGCGACAATCTCATTGCCGGTTATTGGCCGGAGCATTAGGGCTCGTTTTTCCTCTGATCCTGATCTTAGAAATCGTTTACTTATCAACCAAGAAGATAACCAATCTGAATTGAGAGGCACAACTGTGTCTTTGGGAGGAGAAGAAAGCAACAGGGCAATTGGAGATATGGGAGACAACCATCCACCTTCTTTGACTGATAACCCTACTGAAGGCATTGATAGTCAGACATCTTCTACTCATCCAAATGATATTTCCGGGGAAACGAGCACTCAGAATGATACAGAAGGTCTctgtcaaaataataatatgccTAAAGATGCAAAAGATGTCGGAGATGCAGCAATTTCTTCAAAGAAAGAACTGCTGGGTGGTAACATAG GGGAGCGTACTCTGCCGGGAACGACAGATAAAGGCATGGAGTTTGATCCCATCAGACAGCACCGACACTTCTGTCCGTGGATTGCATCAACTGGTGGTATGGTGCCAGGCTGGCAACAAGTATTGTCTGCTTTGCAGCGTCAAAAGGAGAATCCTAATCTTTCACCAACAACCCCTGCATCTGCCTCCGTGATCAAG GTTGATGATCCCATCACTTCAGTGAGGAGACTTTTCACGTCAAAAAGAACGAAGTCGTCTCAAAGATAG